In a single window of the Olivibacter sp. SDN3 genome:
- a CDS encoding DUF2891 domain-containing protein, translating into MNSRIFTFFLSLSACYLLTSTVSGQETFYTEKQGKYALTAAGASHLANLPLKCMQQEYPYKTGVTFSDTSLIKPPINYHPAFYGCFDWHSSVHGHWMLVRLLKLFPNLPEADEIRNKLSANLSAENIAVEVEIFMEEAHKGFERTYGWAWLLHLQQELLTWEDPLGKQLSDNLAPLAQQLCKLYIDYLPKMNYAIRVGEHSNLAFGLTLAYDYAQHTKQDSLLQVIRETALRFYGDDRGCPISWEPGGSDFLSPCLEEADLMWRILPKKEYKDWLRPFLPELFEKGFQLAPGTVSDRSDGKLVHLDGLNLSRAWCLYGIAHHSDNNGPLLSLANKHLAAALPHVASGDYMGEHWLASFAVYALTTQ; encoded by the coding sequence ATGAACAGTAGAATATTTACCTTTTTTTTGAGTTTATCCGCTTGCTACTTACTGACTTCCACCGTATCAGGTCAGGAAACATTCTATACCGAAAAGCAGGGAAAATATGCCCTTACGGCTGCCGGAGCTTCTCATTTAGCGAACCTACCGCTTAAATGCATGCAGCAGGAGTATCCTTATAAAACCGGTGTCACCTTCTCAGACACCAGCCTTATCAAACCACCGATCAACTACCATCCCGCTTTCTACGGTTGCTTCGACTGGCACAGCAGTGTACATGGTCACTGGATGTTGGTAAGATTACTTAAGCTGTTCCCGAACTTGCCGGAGGCAGATGAGATACGAAATAAACTTAGTGCTAATTTATCGGCTGAAAATATTGCAGTAGAAGTAGAAATTTTTATGGAAGAAGCGCACAAAGGTTTTGAACGCACCTACGGCTGGGCGTGGCTTCTTCATTTGCAGCAAGAGCTGTTGACCTGGGAAGACCCTTTGGGCAAACAATTAAGCGACAATCTAGCCCCTTTAGCTCAACAGCTCTGTAAATTATATATCGACTATCTTCCAAAAATGAATTACGCAATACGTGTTGGCGAACACAGCAACCTAGCCTTCGGTTTGACCCTTGCATACGACTACGCTCAGCATACCAAACAGGACAGCCTGCTGCAAGTTATCCGAGAGACTGCCCTTCGCTTTTACGGGGACGACCGCGGTTGTCCAATCAGCTGGGAACCTGGTGGATCGGATTTTCTAAGCCCTTGTTTGGAAGAAGCTGATTTGATGTGGCGTATATTACCTAAAAAGGAGTACAAAGATTGGTTAAGACCATTTTTGCCTGAACTTTTTGAAAAAGGGTTTCAACTAGCGCCAGGCACAGTAAGCGACCGTTCGGATGGAAAACTCGTGCATTTAGATGGGCTAAATCTCAGTAGGGCCTGGTGCCTATATGGAATTGCCCATCACAGTGATAATAACGGTCCTCTTTTGTCCTTAGCCAATAAGCACCTCGCCGCTGCACTTCCGCATGTTGCCAGTGGAGACTATATGGGCGAGCATTGGCTGGCGTCTTTTGCCGTTTATGCTTTAACAACACAGTGA
- a CDS encoding deoxyguanosinetriphosphate triphosphohydrolase yields MDWKKLLSAKRWGYEHREIKNEDMARSEFQRDYDRLIFSSPFRRLQNKTQVFPLPGSVFVHNRLTHSLEVASVGRSLGRIFYTKYKEDYPEVDREFPYLQEIGNIVSSACLAHDLGNPAFGHSGEAAISFYFSNGDGLRYQNEVSEQEWHDLLHFEGNANALRILTHQFNGKESGGFGLTYSTLAAIVKYPCAAIDGNKKGLGLHRKKYGYFQPEKTSFVKVAEALGMMNDADLPDVYKRHPLVYLVEAADDICYNIIDIEDAHRLSILSYQEVEELLIPLTQDTQIEKRLEAIRDLDSKVSLLRAKAISTLIQQCSTVFFEKEKVILNGKFESSLIDHINPQLREVMERIEKISIAKIYNAQSVVQIEVAGYKVMSGLLEEFVPAYIHNTSAYDKKLVALIPNQYKYPENTTYDKIRSVLDFVSSMTDLYAVELFRKIKGISFPSLD; encoded by the coding sequence ATGGACTGGAAAAAACTACTTTCTGCAAAACGTTGGGGATATGAACATCGCGAGATAAAAAATGAAGATATGGCGAGATCAGAATTCCAGAGGGATTATGATCGTTTGATATTCTCTTCTCCTTTTAGACGTTTACAGAACAAAACACAGGTTTTTCCATTGCCAGGAAGTGTTTTTGTGCATAATAGGCTTACTCATAGTTTAGAAGTGGCCAGTGTAGGTAGGTCGCTCGGCCGTATCTTTTACACGAAATACAAAGAAGATTATCCGGAAGTTGATAGGGAGTTTCCTTATTTACAAGAGATAGGAAACATCGTTTCCAGCGCCTGTCTAGCGCATGACCTGGGAAATCCCGCCTTTGGACATTCAGGGGAAGCAGCAATTTCGTTTTATTTTTCTAATGGAGATGGCCTAAGGTACCAAAATGAGGTAAGCGAGCAGGAATGGCATGATCTGTTACATTTCGAAGGGAATGCCAATGCTCTTCGTATACTTACTCACCAATTTAATGGGAAGGAGAGTGGTGGTTTTGGGCTCACTTACAGTACGTTGGCAGCCATTGTAAAATACCCGTGTGCAGCAATCGATGGCAATAAAAAGGGCCTCGGGTTACATAGAAAAAAGTATGGTTATTTTCAGCCTGAAAAGACTTCCTTTGTAAAAGTTGCCGAGGCATTGGGTATGATGAATGATGCCGATCTTCCCGATGTTTATAAAAGACACCCACTGGTCTACCTGGTGGAAGCTGCCGATGATATCTGTTATAATATTATTGACATAGAGGATGCGCACCGCTTGAGCATTCTTTCTTACCAAGAGGTAGAGGAATTGCTGATTCCACTGACGCAAGATACACAAATCGAGAAACGGCTTGAGGCCATTAGAGATTTAGATAGTAAAGTGAGTTTGCTGCGGGCGAAAGCGATCAGTACATTGATCCAGCAGTGTTCAACTGTTTTCTTTGAGAAAGAAAAGGTTATCCTGAACGGTAAATTTGAGTCGTCTCTGATTGATCATATTAATCCGCAATTGAGGGAAGTCATGGAGCGGATCGAAAAAATATCGATAGCGAAAATATATAATGCCCAGAGTGTGGTACAAATAGAGGTTGCCGGTTATAAGGTAATGAGCGGTTTACTGGAAGAGTTTGTTCCAGCTTATATCCATAATACATCAGCTTACGACAAAAAGTTGGTTGCGCTCATTCCCAATCAGTATAAATATCCGGAAAATACCACTTATGATAAAATTCGGTCAGTATTGGATTTTGTTTCAAGTATGACTGATTTATATGCCGTTGAACTTTTTAGAAAGATAAAGGGAATTTCTTTTCCTTCTCTGGATTAA
- a CDS encoding TonB-dependent receptor encodes MRKALLLFVLVASCPILLLAQYHLSIHVADEMNRQVAGATASVAGTLATGQTNRSGNIRFRNVEEGRRLIRVSFLGYKPIERTVTVTGEEQLNFILEPQEFLADEVIVNATRANANSATSYKNLTKEDLAKNNLGQDLPFLLDQTPGVVSYSDAGAGVGYTGLRIRGSDPTRINVTLNGIPYNDSESMGSFFVNLPDFASSVDNIQIQRGVGTSTNGAGAFGASINIQTNTRMDTAYAELDNTYGSFNTWKNTVRIGTGLINDRFTFDGRLSRIQSDGFIDRGSSDLKSFFLSGAWYGKNSLLRANVFSGKERTYQAWNGVPEEKLFGTAEDLEDYIAANGLEGRDAVNIRDADPRRYNSFLYENQHDNYQQDHYQLLYSNNLMPNLVVNGALHYTRGRGYYEEYRPNASYTDYDLEPVLVNGESISRTDLVRQRWLSNHFYGLTYSIDYNASDRLNLTLGGAYNEYKGDHFGDIIWSRNPLFTEREDYDFNADGSFHTNHRYYFNDAHKTDFNVFGKGEYKIANAVFFADLQYRRVTYSFLGYDRNLNNIQQSTEMNFFNPKFGVSYQFANNSNAYVSYAIGNKEPVRDDFENSTPDSRPKAERMQNIELGYRLAQREFNAGINAYAMIYEDQLILTGQINDVGAQTRLNVPDSYRIGIEADVKWQPARQFSWALTGALSRNRIKDFYEYINIYDENWDVSDQQVSQFSNTHIALSPSFVGSSEIAYRPLAKAEIALISKYVSRQYLDNTSNVDRSLDAFFVNNLRLSYNLAFRGVKNLGISLLVNNLFNEKYESNGYTYSSIFQGDPTVYASNFYFPQAGTNFLLGLNVKF; translated from the coding sequence GTGAGGAAAGCATTACTACTATTCGTTTTAGTGGCAAGTTGCCCTATTTTATTGTTGGCGCAGTACCACTTGTCTATTCATGTAGCCGACGAAATGAATAGACAAGTGGCGGGAGCCACAGCCAGTGTTGCAGGAACTTTAGCTACCGGACAGACCAACCGTTCGGGGAATATCCGATTTAGAAATGTAGAAGAAGGGAGGCGGCTTATCCGTGTAAGCTTTCTCGGATATAAACCTATCGAAAGAACAGTGACAGTTACCGGTGAAGAGCAGTTAAACTTTATACTAGAACCGCAGGAATTCCTGGCCGATGAGGTGATCGTAAATGCTACCCGTGCAAATGCAAATTCTGCAACGAGTTATAAGAATTTAACCAAGGAAGATCTTGCGAAGAATAACTTAGGTCAAGATTTGCCCTTTCTTCTTGATCAGACACCTGGAGTGGTAAGCTACTCCGATGCCGGTGCCGGGGTGGGGTATACCGGCCTTCGTATTCGTGGAAGTGACCCAACGCGTATCAACGTGACCTTGAATGGCATTCCCTATAATGATTCGGAAAGCATGGGAAGCTTTTTTGTGAACCTTCCCGACTTTGCCTCGTCTGTAGATAATATTCAGATTCAGCGAGGGGTGGGAACATCTACCAATGGGGCTGGGGCTTTTGGAGCAAGTATAAACATCCAAACCAATACGCGCATGGACACGGCCTATGCTGAACTAGACAACACTTACGGTTCTTTTAATACCTGGAAAAACACAGTTAGAATCGGTACGGGACTAATAAACGATCGGTTTACGTTTGATGGGCGTTTATCGCGTATTCAATCAGATGGCTTTATCGATAGGGGTTCCTCCGATCTGAAGTCGTTCTTTCTAAGTGGTGCTTGGTATGGAAAAAACAGCTTGTTGCGTGCCAATGTGTTCTCTGGAAAAGAGCGAACTTATCAGGCATGGAATGGAGTGCCGGAAGAAAAATTGTTTGGAACAGCGGAAGACCTTGAAGACTATATTGCCGCTAACGGTTTGGAAGGACGTGACGCCGTGAACATACGTGACGCCGATCCAAGAAGATATAATTCCTTTTTATACGAGAACCAGCATGATAATTACCAACAAGACCATTATCAGCTACTATACTCCAATAACCTGATGCCTAATTTAGTGGTAAATGGTGCGTTGCACTACACAAGAGGGCGGGGTTATTATGAGGAATACAGACCGAACGCATCTTATACCGATTATGATCTCGAGCCTGTACTGGTTAACGGGGAGTCGATCAGTAGAACGGATCTTGTACGGCAGCGTTGGCTATCCAATCATTTCTACGGCTTGACCTACTCGATAGACTATAACGCTTCTGATCGGTTGAACCTGACCTTGGGAGGAGCCTATAACGAATATAAAGGCGACCACTTCGGAGATATCATCTGGTCTAGAAATCCTTTGTTTACCGAACGAGAGGATTACGATTTTAATGCTGATGGCTCTTTCCATACTAATCATCGTTACTATTTCAATGATGCACACAAAACAGATTTTAACGTATTTGGCAAAGGAGAGTATAAAATCGCAAATGCGGTGTTTTTTGCCGACCTGCAATATCGTCGGGTAACGTATTCTTTTCTAGGTTACGATCGTAACTTGAATAATATACAACAGTCAACCGAAATGAATTTCTTCAACCCCAAATTTGGGGTGAGTTATCAGTTTGCCAATAATAGTAATGCTTATGTATCCTATGCTATTGGAAATAAAGAACCGGTAAGAGATGATTTCGAAAATTCAACTCCTGATAGCCGGCCAAAAGCTGAGCGTATGCAAAATATCGAATTAGGTTACCGCTTAGCTCAGCGAGAATTCAATGCCGGCATCAACGCCTATGCGATGATCTACGAAGACCAGCTGATTTTGACTGGGCAGATTAACGATGTTGGGGCACAAACGCGCTTAAATGTGCCGGATAGTTATCGTATAGGGATAGAGGCTGATGTAAAGTGGCAACCTGCACGTCAGTTCTCATGGGCACTAACCGGTGCGTTGAGCCGTAACCGAATAAAGGATTTTTATGAGTATATCAATATTTATGATGAGAATTGGGACGTAAGTGATCAACAGGTGAGTCAATTCTCCAATACCCATATTGCACTTTCGCCTTCATTTGTGGGATCCAGCGAAATTGCTTACAGACCACTGGCAAAAGCCGAAATTGCGCTGATATCGAAATATGTATCCCGGCAGTATTTGGACAACACTTCCAATGTAGACCGCAGTTTGGATGCATTTTTTGTCAATAACCTGAGGTTAAGTTATAACCTTGCCTTTAGAGGAGTTAAAAATCTAGGTATAAGCTTGTTGGTGAACAATTTGTTCAATGAAAAATATGAGTCAAATGGGTATACGTATAGTTCGATATTTCAGGGAGATCCAACGGTGTATGCCTCCAACTTCTATTTTCCGCAGGCAGGTACAAACTTTCTACTGGGCTTAAATGTGAAATTTTAA
- a CDS encoding TatD family hydrolase, protein MQLTDTHTHIYYHADTLALQEQINRCLENNISRLFLPNVDTASITNVLNTASAYPENCYAMLGLHPCSVKENFREELASIKSAIEENNIYAIGEIGLDLYWDKSTLEEQKEAFRIQVGWAKEKNLPIVIHCRDAFKELFELLDEQKDEKLYGIFHCFTGNLEQARKAINLGFFLGIGGVVTFKNAGLDKVVEQLDLKHLVLETDAPYLAPTPYRGKPNESSYLIHIAKKVADIHGRSLADVANITTENSKIVFGI, encoded by the coding sequence ATGCAACTCACCGATACACATACGCACATCTATTACCATGCCGACACCCTTGCACTTCAGGAACAAATAAATCGCTGTCTGGAAAATAACATCAGCCGTTTGTTCTTACCAAATGTAGATACCGCATCGATAACAAATGTGTTGAACACAGCAAGTGCCTATCCAGAAAACTGCTATGCCATGCTAGGCCTGCATCCCTGCAGTGTGAAGGAAAACTTCAGGGAAGAGCTTGCTTCCATTAAATCGGCCATTGAAGAAAATAATATATATGCCATTGGTGAAATCGGTCTTGATCTCTACTGGGACAAAAGTACGCTGGAAGAACAAAAAGAAGCCTTTCGCATACAAGTAGGTTGGGCAAAAGAGAAAAACCTACCCATAGTCATCCATTGCAGAGACGCCTTTAAAGAGCTTTTTGAGCTACTGGATGAACAAAAAGACGAAAAACTTTACGGTATCTTCCATTGTTTCACCGGTAATTTAGAACAGGCTCGAAAAGCCATAAACCTCGGCTTTTTCCTCGGCATTGGAGGTGTGGTGACATTTAAAAATGCGGGTCTCGATAAGGTGGTAGAACAACTGGACCTTAAACATCTTGTGCTTGAAACAGACGCCCCATATTTGGCCCCCACGCCCTACAGAGGAAAACCGAACGAAAGCAGTTATTTGATACATATAGCCAAAAAAGTAGCTGACATTCATGGGCGATCGTTAGCGGATGTTGCAAATATAACTACCGAAAATTCTAAAATTGTTTTCGGCATTTAA
- the rlmD gene encoding 23S rRNA (uracil(1939)-C(5))-methyltransferase RlmD, protein MRRKIPQEKRLIENIEIIDIAEEGKGVGKTDDLVLFIEKAVPGDVVDVELIRKRKNFAEARITKVKKPSKYRIDAFCNHFGTCGGCKWQHMDYGAQLHYKQQSVANALSRIGKIDTATMESILPSEKTSYYRNKLEYTFSNKRWLTAEDVARGQEHEMNALGFHVPLRFDKILAIDRCYLQQDPSNVIRNELAAFTLDNQISYYDLRSHEGALRNLIIRTATTGDLMVVVVFAYPTDDQVKLVMEFLKQRFPEISSLLYIINQKKNDTIFDQEIVVYAGKDHIFEEMEVDELGGQRLKFKIGAKSFYQTNSEQAYELYKITREFAGFKGDELVYDLYTGTGTIANFVAKQVKLVIGIEYVPSAIEDAKINAQLNGITNAQFFAGDMKDVLVSAFVEKHGKPNVVITDPPRAGMHPDVVERLLDLEAPKIVYVSCNAATQARDLALLTEKYEVKRIKPVDMFPHTQHVENVVLLELK, encoded by the coding sequence ATGAGAAGAAAAATTCCACAAGAGAAAAGGCTGATAGAAAATATTGAAATAATTGATATTGCCGAAGAAGGAAAAGGTGTTGGGAAAACTGACGATTTAGTGTTATTTATTGAGAAGGCTGTCCCGGGAGATGTGGTAGATGTGGAGTTGATTCGTAAGAGAAAAAACTTTGCAGAGGCTAGAATCACCAAAGTCAAAAAGCCTTCCAAGTATAGAATCGATGCTTTTTGTAACCATTTTGGCACTTGTGGAGGATGCAAGTGGCAACATATGGACTATGGAGCACAGCTGCATTACAAACAGCAAAGTGTAGCTAATGCCCTTTCTAGGATAGGTAAGATAGATACCGCTACCATGGAAAGTATTCTTCCCTCTGAAAAAACAAGTTATTATCGGAATAAATTAGAATATACCTTTTCTAATAAGCGTTGGCTAACAGCTGAAGATGTTGCCAGAGGTCAAGAGCATGAGATGAATGCTTTAGGTTTTCATGTTCCCTTACGCTTTGATAAGATATTGGCTATTGATCGTTGCTATTTGCAGCAAGACCCTTCCAACGTTATAAGGAATGAGCTAGCGGCATTCACCTTAGATAATCAAATCAGTTACTATGATCTTCGAAGCCACGAAGGAGCGTTACGCAATTTAATAATCAGAACCGCTACTACCGGAGATTTAATGGTAGTGGTGGTTTTCGCATATCCGACTGATGACCAGGTCAAACTAGTAATGGAATTTCTTAAACAGCGTTTCCCGGAAATCAGTTCTTTACTTTACATTATTAACCAGAAAAAGAACGATACCATTTTTGATCAGGAAATAGTGGTGTACGCAGGCAAAGATCATATCTTCGAAGAGATGGAGGTGGATGAACTTGGAGGGCAGCGCTTAAAATTTAAAATAGGGGCCAAATCCTTTTACCAAACCAATTCAGAACAGGCCTATGAATTGTATAAAATCACCCGGGAATTCGCAGGTTTTAAGGGAGATGAACTGGTTTACGATTTGTATACCGGTACGGGAACGATTGCCAACTTTGTGGCGAAGCAGGTGAAGTTGGTTATAGGGATTGAATATGTACCTTCGGCTATTGAAGATGCCAAAATCAACGCACAGCTTAATGGGATAACGAACGCTCAGTTCTTTGCAGGCGATATGAAAGACGTGCTGGTGTCCGCTTTTGTTGAAAAGCATGGTAAGCCTAATGTCGTGATAACTGACCCTCCCAGGGCGGGGATGCATCCCGATGTGGTGGAGAGATTACTGGATTTGGAAGCACCAAAAATTGTTTATGTGAGTTGTAATGCCGCCACACAGGCGCGCGATCTTGCACTGTTGACAGAAAAATACGAGGTAAAACGGATAAAACCAGTAGATATGTTTCCGCATACACAACACGTAGAGAATGTGGTATTGTTGGAGCTGAAATAA
- a CDS encoding asparaginase: protein MNNILIIYTGGTIGMVIDETSGTFVPFDFDLIHKNVPELGRLNYHLTIHSFDPIIDSSNMQPAIWIQMAELIKDNYDLYDGFVILHGSDTMAFSASALSFMLEGLQKPVIFSGSQLPIGEIRTDARENLITALEIASAKKQGRSLIQEVCIYFDSKLFRGNRSFKYNSAKFEAFRSPNYPVLVEAGVHLKYNRPALMNNTGKEFILHTNIDNSISVLKLYPGISKQVVKAVLESDARSVIMETFGSGNTTTDTWFLDMLRSAIQSGKNIVDISQCKVGSVELGRYETSHWLKDMGVLSGFDMTFEAAVTKLMYLQGEFESQSEVARWVEVSIRGELTD from the coding sequence ATGAATAATATACTTATTATATATACTGGAGGTACCATCGGAATGGTAATTGATGAGACATCAGGAACATTCGTTCCTTTTGATTTTGACCTCATCCATAAGAATGTTCCCGAGCTCGGTCGTTTAAACTATCATCTTACCATACATTCTTTTGATCCTATTATAGATTCTTCCAATATGCAGCCAGCTATCTGGATCCAAATGGCGGAGCTAATAAAAGACAATTATGACCTATACGATGGTTTCGTCATCCTTCATGGATCAGACACTATGGCTTTTTCGGCGTCAGCTTTAAGTTTCATGTTGGAAGGGTTACAGAAGCCTGTCATTTTCTCCGGCTCTCAGCTGCCTATCGGGGAAATCAGAACCGATGCTCGTGAAAACTTGATAACTGCCCTGGAAATTGCTTCGGCAAAAAAGCAGGGAAGATCATTAATCCAGGAAGTCTGTATTTATTTCGACAGTAAGCTTTTTAGAGGTAATCGGTCTTTTAAATATAATTCAGCTAAGTTTGAGGCATTCAGGTCGCCCAACTACCCTGTGTTGGTTGAAGCTGGCGTCCATCTAAAATATAACCGGCCGGCACTAATGAACAATACCGGTAAAGAATTTATCTTACATACCAATATCGACAATTCTATCTCCGTTTTAAAGCTTTATCCTGGTATAAGCAAACAAGTGGTAAAAGCCGTACTGGAATCTGATGCGCGATCAGTCATCATGGAAACATTCGGTTCAGGAAATACCACCACCGACACCTGGTTTTTAGACATGCTTCGAAGCGCTATCCAGAGCGGTAAAAATATTGTTGACATTTCTCAATGCAAAGTCGGTTCAGTCGAACTAGGGAGATATGAGACCAGCCATTGGCTTAAGGACATGGGGGTGCTAAGCGGCTTTGATATGACCTTCGAAGCCGCCGTAACCAAACTCATGTACCTTCAGGGCGAATTTGAAAGCCAAAGCGAAGTAGCCCGTTGGGTAGAAGTGAGCATACGGGGTGAACTAACAGATTAG
- a CDS encoding S9 family peptidase, giving the protein MNKINIPMILLTLLASCAGNQQKKKAYEWPAVEAPEADKIPHERVLHGDTVVDNYYWMIDYFKNGPDSSRVIEYLNAENKYLDTMMKGTEGFQEKLFKELKDRIKEKDESVPYFKNGYYYYTRTEDGKQYYKFCRKKETLDAAEELLLDVDDMAEGHAYFSAGGFSVSPDNKLMAFGIDTVSRREYVIHIKNLETGELYAEKIKGTTGSVAWANDNRSFFYTSKNPVTLLTEKIKKHVLGEDSESDKIVYEENDNTNYIGVGRSKSGKFIYIYSGATTSSETRFISADEPNAEFKVFQPRMKDVLYEVTALEDKFLILTNKDALNFKLMECPLDQTSIAHWKEMIPHRKDVLLEDVDEFKDFLVVSERKDGLTRLNIKSLKSGEDHYLDFGEEAYTAYATANMEYNTDVLRYNYTSLTTPSSTYDYHMGTRDRKLLKQQEVLGGYKPSDYHTERLYAKAKDGTKIPISLVYKKGFKKDGSAPLLLYGYGSYGASMDPTFSSTRLSLLDRGFVYAIAHIRGGQEMGRQWYEDGKMMKKKNTFTDFIDCGEHLIDQRYTSLGHLYAQGGSAGGLLMGAVSNMAPDLWKGIIAQVPFVDVVNTMLDETIPLTTNEFDEWGNPKNKEAYEYIKSYSPYEQIEPKAYPNILVTTGLHDSQVQYFEPAKWVAKLRASKTDQHVLLLKTDMEVGHGGASGRFDYLKDIALNYAFLFALEGVVK; this is encoded by the coding sequence ATGAACAAGATAAATATACCCATGATACTTTTAACCTTATTGGCCTCATGTGCCGGAAATCAACAAAAGAAAAAAGCGTATGAATGGCCGGCGGTAGAGGCGCCCGAAGCAGATAAGATTCCGCATGAACGTGTACTTCATGGTGATACGGTAGTAGATAACTATTATTGGATGATTGATTACTTCAAGAACGGGCCTGACAGCTCTCGCGTGATCGAATATTTAAATGCAGAGAATAAGTACCTGGATACGATGATGAAGGGGACGGAAGGTTTCCAAGAGAAACTTTTTAAAGAGTTAAAAGATCGGATTAAAGAGAAGGACGAGTCGGTACCCTATTTTAAGAATGGTTATTATTACTATACCCGCACAGAAGACGGCAAACAATACTACAAATTTTGTAGAAAAAAGGAAACGTTGGACGCTGCTGAGGAGCTTTTACTGGATGTGGATGATATGGCCGAAGGACATGCTTATTTCAGCGCAGGAGGTTTCAGTGTCAGTCCGGACAATAAGCTGATGGCTTTTGGGATAGACACCGTATCGCGAAGGGAATATGTTATTCATATCAAGAACCTGGAGACTGGAGAGCTGTATGCAGAGAAAATTAAGGGTACTACGGGCAGCGTAGCATGGGCAAACGATAACCGATCGTTTTTCTATACCAGTAAAAATCCCGTGACCCTACTAACTGAAAAGATAAAAAAACATGTGCTGGGCGAAGATAGCGAGTCGGACAAAATAGTGTATGAGGAAAATGATAACACCAATTACATCGGGGTAGGCCGATCGAAATCCGGTAAGTTTATTTACATTTATTCGGGAGCGACAACCAGTTCCGAGACACGGTTCATTTCAGCCGATGAGCCCAACGCTGAATTTAAAGTGTTCCAGCCGAGGATGAAGGACGTATTATACGAGGTAACGGCTCTGGAAGATAAATTTCTGATCCTTACCAATAAGGATGCTCTGAATTTTAAACTGATGGAGTGCCCACTTGATCAGACCTCTATCGCGCATTGGAAGGAGATGATCCCGCATAGAAAGGATGTATTATTGGAGGATGTTGATGAATTTAAAGATTTTTTGGTCGTTTCGGAACGGAAAGATGGCCTCACACGGTTAAATATCAAAAGCCTGAAAAGTGGAGAAGATCATTATCTGGATTTTGGTGAAGAGGCATATACTGCTTACGCAACGGCAAACATGGAGTATAATACAGACGTTCTCCGCTATAATTACACATCGCTTACTACACCTTCTTCTACCTATGATTATCACATGGGTACACGCGATAGAAAGTTGCTAAAGCAACAGGAAGTACTGGGAGGATACAAGCCGAGCGATTACCATACCGAGCGACTATATGCAAAAGCAAAAGATGGCACTAAAATTCCGATCTCTTTGGTTTACAAAAAAGGATTTAAAAAGGATGGATCGGCCCCGTTGTTACTGTATGGCTACGGATCGTATGGTGCTTCTATGGATCCTACTTTCAGCAGTACGCGATTAAGTTTGTTGGATAGGGGATTTGTATATGCTATTGCTCATATCAGGGGTGGACAGGAGATGGGGCGACAGTGGTATGAGGACGGTAAAATGATGAAAAAGAAAAACACTTTTACCGATTTTATCGATTGTGGCGAGCACTTGATTGATCAGCGATATACTTCGCTGGGGCATCTTTATGCACAAGGAGGAAGCGCTGGAGGATTACTAATGGGGGCAGTCAGTAACATGGCGCCCGACCTTTGGAAGGGTATCATTGCTCAAGTACCTTTTGTGGATGTGGTGAATACCATGTTGGATGAAACGATACCATTAACCACTAATGAATTTGATGAGTGGGGAAATCCTAAGAATAAAGAGGCTTACGAGTATATCAAAAGCTATTCGCCTTACGAGCAGATCGAGCCAAAGGCGTATCCCAATATATTGGTGACCACCGGTCTGCATGACAGTCAGGTACAATATTTTGAACCGGCAAAATGGGTGGCTAAGTTGCGAGCAAGTAAAACCGATCAACATGTGCTCTTACTTAAAACCGATATGGAAGTTGGCCACGGAGGAGCCTCGGGCAGGTTTGATTATCTTAAGGATATCGCCCTGAATTACGCCTTTCTATTTGCGTTGGAAGGAGTGGTTAAGTAA